The following are from one region of the Arachis duranensis cultivar V14167 chromosome 10, aradu.V14167.gnm2.J7QH, whole genome shotgun sequence genome:
- the LOC107468566 gene encoding uncharacterized protein LOC107468566 — translation MSNRANPAYQNGEQRGRQEEAAAASSSSYANGYNQSRPYFYPTTPARSSSAASLKGCCCCLFLLFSFIALLVLAVVLVVLLAVKPKKPQFDLQQVGVQYVGITPSTVADPTTTAASFSLTIRLLFTAVNPNKVGIKYGESRFTVMYRGIPLGRASVPGFYQDAHSVRSVVATIAVDRVNLLQADAANLMRDASLNDRVELRILGDVGAKIRVMNFDTPGVQVSVDCAIAISPRKQSLTYKQCGFDGLSV, via the exons ATGAGCAATAGAGCGAACCCAGCATACCAAAATGGAGAACAGAGAGGAAGACAGGAAGAAGCAGCAGCTGCTTCATCATCATCGTATGCAAACGGTTACAATCAGAGCCGTCCATACTTCTACCCAACAACACCCGCACGTTCTTCTTCCGCAGCATCTCTCAAAGGATGCTGCTGCTgcctcttccttctcttctcATTCATCGCTCTCTTGGTCCTCGCCGTCGTCCTCGTCGTCCTCCTCGCCGTCAAACCCAAGAAGCCACAGTTCGATCTACAGCAGGTAGGTGTACAGTATGTGGGCATAACGCCGTCCACCGTGGCCGACCCAACCACAACGGCCGCCTCATTCTCACTCACCATCAGGCTCCTCTTCACCGCCGTCAACCCCAACAAGGTAGGGATCAAGTACGGCGAGTCCAGGTTCACCGTTATGTACCGTGGAATCCCATTGGGGAGAGCCTCTGTTCCGGGCTTCTACCAGGATGCTCACAGTGTAAGGTCAGTTGTGGCCACCATCGCCGTTGATCGGGTTAATCTTCTTCAGGCCGACGCCGCTAATTTGATGCGTGACGCCTCGCTCAACGACCGAGTGGAGCTCCGAATTCTGGGTGACGTTGGTGCCAAGATCCGAGTCATGAACTTCGATACCCCTGGTGTTCAG GTGTCGGTGGATTGTGCAATAGCGATCAGTCCAAGAAAGCAATCTCTGACTTACAAGCAGTGTGGATTCGATGGATTGAGTGTTTAA